In a single window of the Pirellulales bacterium genome:
- a CDS encoding DoxX family protein: MLLRLAIGWHFFKEGMSHHVDKTWSSEGFLRQAKGPLADAYHSVLPDLHGWNRLMLAPLSDKSPADATDNAAEAKEPAATKEAAPKEEAAPKDAAEPKAANAAKAKLAVVAVADHGVADGATEKSPDKKTAAKKGGESADKTAADEGKVTAGKTSDAASAAKKAASSSSAIYDAWLKSAVSDWKADITKDAEAYHFTDDQKSKADAILADTKRRMKDDLEDYEPDMRMYRELVARAQAMPLAPGGEVIPNEVARSAAAQQNPLGERGLNGQSSPLATTPAAWQSDAQAVDQYFHDQLRGLLTPEQREMAAPPSAASRLHDIDLAIGWTLMIVGGLLIVGLFTRVAAVVGALFLLSIIFAQPPWLATSVQTYTYNQTVEMLALLALATTPVGRWGGLDYFLGLCCSGCCRSRAKTVVEPPKATLPPGVNMPPNMKKRLS, from the coding sequence GTGCTTTTGCGACTCGCGATCGGCTGGCATTTCTTCAAGGAAGGGATGTCGCATCATGTCGATAAGACATGGTCGAGCGAGGGTTTCTTGCGGCAAGCGAAGGGGCCGCTGGCGGATGCGTATCATTCCGTGCTGCCGGACCTTCACGGCTGGAATCGGCTGATGCTCGCCCCGCTGAGCGACAAGAGCCCCGCCGACGCGACCGACAATGCCGCGGAAGCCAAGGAACCGGCGGCCACCAAAGAAGCAGCGCCGAAGGAGGAAGCAGCGCCGAAGGATGCCGCCGAGCCGAAAGCGGCGAATGCGGCGAAAGCAAAGTTGGCGGTTGTAGCGGTCGCGGATCATGGGGTGGCTGATGGAGCGACCGAGAAGTCGCCCGACAAAAAAACCGCGGCAAAAAAGGGCGGTGAATCCGCCGACAAAACAGCCGCTGACGAAGGCAAAGTCACAGCGGGCAAGACTTCCGATGCCGCCTCCGCCGCGAAAAAAGCGGCCAGTTCTTCCTCGGCGATCTACGATGCGTGGCTCAAATCCGCAGTCAGCGATTGGAAGGCCGACATCACGAAAGACGCCGAAGCCTACCACTTTACCGACGATCAAAAATCCAAGGCCGACGCGATCCTCGCCGATACCAAGCGGCGGATGAAAGACGATCTGGAAGACTATGAGCCCGACATGCGGATGTATCGCGAGCTCGTAGCCCGCGCCCAAGCGATGCCGCTGGCGCCTGGCGGCGAAGTGATTCCGAATGAAGTCGCCCGCAGCGCGGCGGCCCAGCAAAACCCGCTCGGCGAACGGGGCCTCAACGGGCAATCGTCGCCGCTGGCGACCACCCCCGCCGCATGGCAGTCCGACGCTCAAGCGGTCGACCAATACTTTCACGACCAACTGCGCGGCCTGTTGACGCCCGAACAGCGTGAAATGGCCGCGCCGCCAAGCGCTGCCAGCCGTCTGCACGACATCGACCTCGCCATCGGCTGGACACTGATGATCGTCGGCGGATTGCTGATCGTCGGCTTGTTCACTCGCGTGGCGGCCGTGGTGGGCGCGTTGTTTTTGCTGTCGATTATTTTTGCCCAACCCCCTTGGCTGGCAACCTCGGTGCAAACCTATACGTATAATCAGACGGTCGAGATGTTGGCTCTGTTGGCTTTGGCCACCACGCCCGTTGGCCGATGGGGTGGTCTGGATTATTTCCTCGGCCTGTGTTGCAGCGGATGCTGCCGGAGCCGGGCGAAAACCGTCGTCGAGCCGCCGAAAGCAACCCTCCCGCCCGGCGTGAACATGCCGCCGAACATGAAGAAGCGTTTGTCCTGA
- a CDS encoding Gfo/Idh/MocA family oxidoreductase translates to MNLTPEERAIGKENFQAAIGSEYTRRDFLKGTLAATVAGAGLGAMYFGYAEGGPPKNPLRVGYIGVGDEGEVLLGALHSENTRKYIQVVAISDIRPFSVHRAFHGDHSSPDALGRRPGLMSMYGWKTEDEARKHIKVYDKDYMDLLNDPNVEAVVIALPLHLHSVASIKAMRKGKHVITEKLMGHSVHECKEMGRVAKETNKILAVGHQRNYSVLYDNAKWLIRHGLLGDLHYIRAQWHRGNLPGHDSWQMPMPGDEKLVRQVLHLEKIIASKSAKPADIDEAEKLLAQVKAQQADAKVNAAAYGYESLTLPDGKQRSALEELIRWRLWNRTGAGLMAELGSHQLDAAGILIGAALERAHGTEHEHGLPLNVTGLGGRYIFPMDRDCEDHVYCMYEFPGPEYHKDPNKKIALTYSSINGNGFGDYGEVVMGTEGTLVLEKEQEAMLFKSASTGTHIKVSEDKGGPVLDTAESGGHAVAVGAAALDASPISRGYTEELEHWAWCIQNPAPDHKPRVGPAVALADAVIALVSSMAIRDPKEKARIEFNKAWFDLSSDETPEGIKPDLNRDEYKPSSSSKSNPSSV, encoded by the coding sequence ATGAATCTGACGCCCGAAGAACGTGCGATCGGTAAAGAAAATTTTCAAGCCGCCATTGGCAGCGAATACACGCGCCGCGATTTCCTCAAAGGAACGCTTGCTGCCACCGTGGCCGGCGCCGGGTTGGGAGCGATGTACTTCGGGTATGCCGAAGGGGGGCCGCCGAAAAACCCGCTACGCGTCGGCTATATCGGCGTCGGCGACGAAGGGGAAGTGTTGCTCGGTGCGTTGCATTCCGAGAACACGCGAAAATACATCCAAGTGGTCGCGATTTCCGATATCCGGCCGTTCAGCGTCCACCGCGCGTTTCACGGCGACCACTCGAGCCCCGACGCCCTCGGCCGGCGCCCCGGCTTGATGTCGATGTACGGCTGGAAGACGGAAGACGAAGCCCGCAAGCACATCAAGGTGTACGATAAAGACTACATGGATCTGCTGAACGATCCGAATGTCGAAGCCGTCGTGATCGCGTTGCCGCTGCATTTGCACAGCGTGGCCTCGATCAAGGCCATGCGCAAGGGAAAGCACGTCATCACCGAAAAGCTGATGGGCCATAGTGTCCACGAATGCAAGGAGATGGGCCGCGTCGCCAAGGAAACGAACAAAATCCTCGCCGTCGGCCATCAGCGGAACTACAGCGTACTGTACGACAACGCCAAATGGCTCATCCGCCACGGACTGCTGGGCGATCTGCACTACATCCGCGCCCAATGGCATCGCGGCAATTTGCCCGGCCACGATAGTTGGCAAATGCCGATGCCGGGCGACGAAAAGCTCGTCAGGCAAGTGCTGCACTTGGAAAAAATCATCGCCTCGAAAAGCGCCAAGCCGGCCGATATCGACGAGGCCGAAAAGTTGCTGGCCCAGGTGAAAGCACAACAGGCCGACGCAAAGGTGAACGCCGCGGCCTACGGCTACGAATCGCTCACCCTGCCCGACGGAAAGCAGCGCAGCGCGCTCGAGGAACTGATCCGCTGGCGGCTATGGAACCGCACCGGCGCCGGCTTGATGGCCGAGCTCGGCAGCCATCAGCTCGACGCCGCCGGCATCTTGATCGGCGCCGCGCTCGAACGGGCCCACGGCACCGAGCACGAGCATGGCCTGCCGCTGAATGTCACCGGGTTGGGGGGCAGGTATATCTTCCCCATGGATCGCGATTGCGAAGACCATGTCTATTGCATGTACGAATTCCCCGGTCCCGAGTATCACAAAGATCCGAACAAGAAAATCGCGCTCACCTATTCGTCGATCAACGGCAACGGTTTTGGCGACTACGGCGAAGTGGTGATGGGCACCGAGGGAACGCTGGTGCTGGAAAAGGAACAGGAGGCGATGCTCTTCAAATCGGCCTCGACCGGCACGCACATCAAGGTGTCGGAAGACAAGGGCGGGCCAGTGCTCGACACCGCCGAGAGCGGCGGGCATGCCGTCGCCGTGGGCGCCGCAGCGCTCGACGCGAGCCCGATCAGCCGCGGCTACACCGAAGAACTCGAACATTGGGCATGGTGCATCCAGAATCCGGCCCCGGATCACAAGCCCCGCGTCGGCCCGGCCGTCGCCTTGGCCGATGCCGTGATTGCGCTGGTCAGCAGCATGGCGATCCGCGATCCGAAGGAAAAGGCGCGGATCGAATTCAACAAGGCATGGTTCGATCTTTCGAGCGACGAAACGCCCGAGGGAATCAAGCCCGACTTGAATCGCGACGAATACAAGCCGTCGTCGTCGAGCAAAAGCAATCCAAGCTCCGTGTAG
- a CDS encoding FHA domain-containing protein, which translates to MSRNYRLHNSQDPSGPHSRSSLPQATLEIIRGRARQRIRPIVRPAFLIGSATDSDLMLGAEQFPAAHCYLLLNPDGVGLRWLGFAPEVLVNDRPVEKAELHDGDLLKTGPYEFRIRIRRGDTVLRLSHPTDAEHDARNPKNESPRGKSSGPQDTAADREIDSLLGDIRRAFGLEDRRVAVGCNVLVKTA; encoded by the coding sequence ATGTCGAGGAACTACCGGTTGCACAATTCACAAGATCCTTCCGGTCCGCATTCGAGGTCGAGCCTTCCGCAGGCGACGCTCGAGATCATCCGCGGCCGAGCGCGGCAGCGGATTCGGCCGATCGTGCGGCCGGCATTTCTGATCGGCAGCGCGACCGATTCGGATTTAATGTTGGGGGCCGAGCAGTTTCCCGCCGCGCATTGCTATCTGCTTTTGAATCCCGATGGGGTCGGCTTGCGTTGGCTCGGCTTCGCGCCCGAGGTGCTGGTGAACGACCGGCCCGTGGAAAAAGCGGAGCTGCACGACGGCGATTTGCTGAAGACTGGGCCCTATGAATTCCGCATCCGCATCCGCCGCGGCGACACGGTGCTGCGGCTCTCGCATCCAACCGACGCCGAGCACGACGCGCGGAACCCGAAGAACGAATCCCCGCGCGGCAAATCCTCCGGCCCGCAGGACACCGCCGCCGATCGTGAAATCGACAGCCTGCTGGGCGACATCCGGCGGGCCTTCGGCCTGGAAGATCGTCGTGTGGCAGTTGGGTGCAACGTTCTCGTCAAAACCGCATAG
- the atpC gene encoding ATP synthase F1 subunit epsilon, translating to MPDHGKTAGKELHCSVVTPEATLLDASARFVALPLFDGEIGVGPDHSPFIGRLGYGELRVVEDSKTEHYYLDGGFVQVADNLVSVLTNRAIPADKLDANKAREQLEAARARVAHSPEMMAIRDREELQARAQIHIADRLGKQPSH from the coding sequence ATGCCCGATCACGGAAAAACCGCCGGCAAGGAATTGCATTGCAGCGTGGTAACGCCCGAGGCGACGCTGCTCGACGCCAGCGCCCGCTTCGTCGCGCTGCCGCTATTCGACGGGGAAATCGGCGTCGGCCCCGATCATAGTCCATTCATTGGACGGCTGGGCTACGGCGAATTGCGCGTCGTCGAAGATTCGAAAACGGAGCACTACTACCTCGACGGCGGGTTCGTGCAGGTGGCCGATAATCTCGTCTCGGTGCTCACGAATCGGGCGATCCCGGCCGACAAGCTCGACGCGAACAAGGCCCGCGAGCAGCTCGAGGCTGCCAGGGCCCGCGTGGCCCATTCGCCCGAGATGATGGCGATCCGCGACCGGGAAGAACTGCAAGCCCGGGCCCAAATCCATATCGCCGACCGCCTCGGCAAACAGCCCTCGCACTAG